A window of Rufibacter sp. LB8 contains these coding sequences:
- a CDS encoding DUF4271 domain-containing protein, with the protein MKQLQGIVLCLLLCVSTGYAQAPLLKPLLTSDWLVYQGPKNQLVPYLPGFHEEHHALYQWVTLDAYTNPQVEFAARAQLCLYVDNKLVFLADSAARYTLDFSQFLTPGKQHLLTVWHPRQQPNYTSFRIPQAESARLSPARAAVLKVQPRQSDTPRSALVLFMLMVGLIYGGLRLTFYSDFASIFTVSNFTKISTLEEGLLAKPIGTWSSLLFVLAFSLSFALLIVTVHEEVENLALLNQLFTATQADLVSKVLLYTVLIFLFVVFKYLFLRLMGFIFGVMDIVLTQYREFLRTLLALGVFLPLIMLLYLGLAKSTPQVVYWIANVSITVLLVFTVLRTFNTVSKKYSLQNLHLFSYLCATEVIPLMILLKLIVFV; encoded by the coding sequence ATGAAGCAGTTGCAAGGCATAGTTCTGTGCCTTTTGTTGTGTGTGAGTACTGGGTATGCTCAGGCGCCGCTTTTAAAGCCTCTGCTGACCTCTGACTGGTTGGTGTACCAAGGCCCAAAAAACCAATTGGTGCCTTATCTACCCGGGTTCCATGAAGAGCACCACGCCCTTTACCAATGGGTCACCCTGGATGCCTATACCAACCCGCAGGTAGAATTCGCGGCGCGGGCGCAGTTATGCCTTTATGTAGACAACAAGCTGGTCTTTTTAGCTGATTCTGCGGCCAGGTACACCCTTGATTTCTCTCAATTTCTGACACCAGGCAAGCAGCACCTGCTGACGGTGTGGCACCCCAGGCAACAGCCCAATTATACGTCCTTTAGAATTCCCCAGGCAGAAAGCGCCCGTCTGAGCCCTGCCCGGGCTGCCGTTTTGAAAGTGCAACCCCGGCAGTCAGATACGCCTAGAAGCGCCTTGGTGCTGTTCATGCTGATGGTGGGTCTCATTTATGGCGGTCTGCGGTTGACCTTCTACTCTGATTTTGCCAGTATATTCACGGTTTCCAACTTCACCAAGATTTCTACCCTGGAAGAAGGATTGCTGGCCAAGCCCATTGGCACCTGGTCAAGTTTACTATTCGTGCTGGCATTCTCGTTATCCTTTGCCTTGTTGATTGTGACGGTGCATGAGGAAGTGGAGAATCTGGCGCTCCTGAACCAACTGTTCACCGCCACGCAGGCTGACCTGGTGTCAAAGGTGCTGTTGTACACGGTCCTGATTTTTCTTTTTGTGGTGTTCAAATACCTGTTCCTGCGCCTGATGGGGTTTATTTTTGGCGTAATGGACATTGTGCTGACCCAGTACCGGGAGTTTTTACGCACTCTGCTGGCGTTGGGGGTGTTCCTGCCGCTTATCATGTTGCTCTACTTAGGCCTGGCCAAGTCAACGCCGCAGGTAGTGTATTGGATTGCCAACGTGAGTATTACCGTTCTGCTAGTTTTCACAGTATTAAGGACTTTCAACACCGTCAGTAAAAAATATTCCCTCCAAAATCTACATTTATTTTCCTACCTTTGCGCCACAGAAGTGATTCCGTTGATGATTTTGCTCAAATTAATTGTTTTTGTGTAA
- the gldN gene encoding gliding motility protein GldN, translated as MKKLIVLGLVGMLSIPMVGTAQKRTTKKATTTSAKTQQNAAAKAAQEKAAQEELARQQEAQRMSEQAQQLMTTSAAANPSARPIPASDVMYKKTVWRAIDLREKQNRPMFSNGKQISKVIVDAVKRGELQAYRSDTLNTPITVQEFITNMSPSNAVGGLTEAEKQAGFDQPAAADDGWGTPAPKGKDGKPAPAAAPISNELMANEMYKLELKEDVVFDKKRSRLYHDIQALTLIMPAKYNNLGFEKPIASFKFADLVKVFKAHPEEAIWFNAQNDAQHKNLADAFDLWLFSSYITKVSNVNDARLDEQYGAGKKGLLAAQQAMEELIEFEYSLWSY; from the coding sequence ATGAAGAAGTTAATTGTGTTGGGTTTGGTGGGCATGCTGAGCATCCCAATGGTAGGTACTGCCCAAAAGCGTACCACCAAGAAAGCCACAACCACCTCTGCCAAAACGCAGCAGAACGCAGCTGCCAAAGCTGCGCAGGAGAAGGCTGCCCAGGAGGAGTTGGCTCGTCAGCAGGAAGCGCAGAGAATGTCTGAGCAGGCACAGCAATTAATGACTACTTCTGCTGCCGCTAACCCATCAGCGCGACCTATTCCAGCGTCTGATGTGATGTACAAGAAAACCGTTTGGCGTGCTATTGACCTGCGCGAAAAACAAAACCGCCCTATGTTTTCCAACGGAAAGCAAATCTCCAAGGTGATTGTAGATGCGGTGAAGCGCGGTGAGTTGCAGGCTTATAGATCAGATACGCTTAACACCCCTATCACGGTACAGGAGTTCATCACCAACATGAGCCCTTCCAACGCCGTAGGTGGTTTAACCGAAGCTGAGAAACAAGCCGGTTTTGATCAGCCTGCTGCTGCAGATGATGGTTGGGGAACGCCTGCTCCTAAAGGAAAAGATGGCAAGCCCGCCCCGGCAGCTGCCCCTATTTCCAACGAGCTGATGGCCAATGAAATGTACAAGCTGGAGTTGAAAGAAGACGTGGTCTTTGACAAAAAGCGCTCACGCCTGTACCATGACATTCAGGCCCTGACCTTGATTATGCCGGCCAAATACAACAACCTGGGTTTTGAGAAGCCAATTGCTTCTTTCAAGTTCGCTGATTTGGTAAAAGTATTCAAGGCGCATCCAGAGGAAGCCATCTGGTTCAACGCCCAGAATGATGCCCAGCACAAAAACCTGGCAGACGCCTTTGATCTTTGGTTGTTCAGCTCTTACATCACCAAGGTGTCTAACGTGAATGATGCCCGCTTAGACGAGCAGTACGGCGCCGGTAAAAAAGGATTGTTAGCTGCCCAGCAAGCCATGGAAGAACTCATTGAGTTTGAGTATAGCCTGTGGAGCTACTAA
- the uvrC gene encoding excinuclease ABC subunit UvrC, with the protein MAVAEHLKEQLRHLPHRPGIYKFYDDKGIIYVGKAIDIRKRVSSYFNKSTQHNKKTKKLITQIQRIEFTIVDSEADAFLLENNLIKQHQPKYNILLKDGKSYPYLVITNERFPRVLSTRNKINDGSRYFGPYPSVTSMYVILEMIRSLYPLRTCSYNLSPANIEAGKFKVCLEFHIGNCKGPCENLYDETEYNHHIQQIRSILSGNLSIAKNYFKEKMSAAAVEMQYELAHQFKLKLDMLDDFQSKSTVVSHTLTNIDVFTITSNEKCAFLNYLKVMNGSIISTQSLEVQKKLEETDQEILASIIMQLRAEYESSAKEILVNIDGLELPLEGITITVPQIGDKRKLLNLSMKNAMYLRKEKESMQDKSKDSSEVRIMETMKKDLRLTELPKHIECFDNSNFQGDNPVASMVCFRNARPSKKDYRHFHIKTVVGPDDFASMYEVVTRRYKRLLNEGASLPQLVIIDGGKGQLGMAVKALKDLGIYGQVAIVGIAKRLEEIFYPGDTLPLYIDKKSESLKLIQRLRNEAHRFAITFHRSLRDAGTLKTELTEIKGLGPATAEKLLSKFKSVKKIAELSQQELEQEVGKSKTQLLLNYFAQSK; encoded by the coding sequence ATGGCGGTGGCGGAACACTTGAAGGAACAATTGCGGCATTTGCCGCACAGGCCGGGCATTTACAAGTTTTATGATGACAAAGGCATTATCTATGTAGGCAAGGCCATTGACATCAGAAAACGGGTCAGCAGCTACTTCAACAAATCCACGCAGCACAATAAGAAGACCAAAAAGCTCATCACGCAGATTCAGCGCATTGAGTTTACCATTGTTGACAGTGAGGCCGATGCTTTTTTGCTGGAGAACAACCTCATCAAGCAGCATCAGCCCAAATACAACATCCTGCTCAAAGACGGCAAGTCATACCCGTACCTGGTCATCACCAATGAGCGCTTCCCACGGGTCCTGAGCACGCGCAACAAAATCAATGACGGCTCCCGCTACTTCGGGCCATACCCCAGCGTGACCAGCATGTACGTCATTCTGGAAATGATTAGGTCTTTGTACCCGTTGCGCACCTGCAGCTACAACCTGAGCCCTGCCAACATTGAAGCCGGCAAATTCAAGGTCTGTCTGGAATTCCACATAGGTAACTGCAAAGGGCCCTGTGAGAATCTGTATGATGAAACTGAATACAATCACCACATTCAACAAATCAGAAGCATCCTTTCCGGGAACCTGAGCATCGCCAAAAATTATTTCAAAGAGAAGATGTCAGCGGCGGCGGTGGAGATGCAGTATGAATTGGCGCATCAGTTCAAGTTGAAGCTGGACATGCTGGATGACTTCCAGTCTAAGTCTACCGTGGTGAGCCACACGCTTACCAACATTGATGTGTTTACCATTACTTCCAATGAAAAATGCGCCTTCCTGAACTACCTCAAGGTCATGAACGGCTCCATCATCTCCACGCAGTCACTGGAGGTGCAGAAAAAACTGGAGGAAACCGACCAGGAGATTCTGGCCAGCATTATCATGCAGCTCAGGGCAGAATACGAAAGCTCCGCAAAGGAAATTCTGGTGAACATTGACGGCCTGGAACTTCCCTTGGAAGGCATTACTATCACCGTCCCCCAGATTGGCGACAAGCGGAAGTTGCTGAACCTTTCCATGAAGAATGCCATGTACCTGCGCAAGGAGAAGGAAAGCATGCAGGACAAGTCCAAAGACAGCAGCGAAGTCCGCATCATGGAAACCATGAAGAAAGACCTGCGTTTGACCGAACTGCCCAAGCACATTGAATGCTTTGACAACTCCAACTTTCAGGGCGATAACCCGGTGGCGTCTATGGTTTGTTTCCGGAACGCACGGCCGTCCAAGAAAGATTACCGGCATTTCCATATCAAAACCGTGGTGGGCCCAGATGACTTCGCCTCTATGTATGAAGTGGTGACGCGCCGGTATAAAAGGCTGCTGAACGAAGGCGCGTCTTTGCCCCAACTGGTGATTATAGACGGCGGAAAAGGACAATTGGGCATGGCGGTGAAGGCGCTCAAAGACCTGGGTATTTACGGGCAGGTGGCCATTGTGGGTATTGCCAAACGCCTGGAGGAAATCTTCTATCCCGGTGATACGCTGCCACTTTACATTGACAAGAAATCAGAATCCCTGAAACTGATTCAAAGGCTCCGCAATGAGGCGCACCGTTTCGCCATCACCTTCCACCGGTCGCTCAGAGACGCGGGCACCCTTAAAACCGAACTCACTGAGATTAAAGGCCTGGGGCCCGCTACCGCTGAGAAACTCCTGAGCAAATTCAAATCAGTTAAGAAAATTGCCGAACTCTCTCAGCAGGAATTGGAGCAGGAGGTAGGCAAGAGCAAAACCCAGCTGCTGTTAAACTACTTCGCGCAAAGCAAATAA
- the gldL gene encoding gliding motility protein GldL produces MSKSRGNFFYDKVMPKIYGIGAAVVIIGALFKILHLPGADEMLIVGLGTEAAIFFLSAFQPNPPHEPEWERVYPQLRDDYDGPLPSVPSTSGANVTGDLDKMLRDANVTPATISSLGQGLNRLSDTANQLSDVTDATVASKEYATRLRTAAGSLDKVNEAYGATVEAVTHMANSTKDAQAYHAQVVNITKNLGALNAVYEMELQDANTHLKSMNKFYGNLTVAMENLTQASQETEQFKNEVTNLTKNLHSLNNVYGNMLNAMRG; encoded by the coding sequence ATGAGCAAATCAAGAGGTAACTTCTTCTATGATAAGGTGATGCCAAAAATCTATGGCATTGGTGCAGCAGTAGTAATTATTGGGGCTTTGTTTAAAATTCTCCACTTACCTGGTGCAGATGAAATGCTGATTGTTGGTCTGGGAACAGAGGCCGCTATCTTCTTCTTAAGTGCTTTCCAGCCTAACCCGCCGCATGAGCCGGAGTGGGAGCGCGTGTACCCACAATTGCGTGATGATTATGATGGTCCATTGCCAAGTGTGCCTAGCACGTCTGGTGCCAATGTAACCGGTGATTTAGATAAAATGCTGCGTGATGCCAATGTAACACCAGCTACTATCAGCTCACTAGGCCAAGGCTTGAACCGTTTAAGCGATACTGCTAACCAACTGTCTGATGTAACAGATGCCACCGTGGCTTCTAAAGAGTATGCTACCCGTCTTCGTACGGCTGCTGGTTCTCTGGACAAAGTAAACGAAGCATATGGTGCCACAGTAGAAGCGGTTACCCACATGGCTAACTCTACCAAAGATGCCCAAGCGTATCATGCCCAAGTGGTGAACATCACTAAAAACCTGGGTGCTCTGAACGCGGTGTATGAAATGGAATTGCAAGACGCCAACACACACCTTAAGTCAATGAACAAATTCTATGGCAACTTAACCGTGGCTATGGAGAACTTGACGCAGGCAAGCCAAGAGACAGAGCAGTTCAAAAACGAAGTAACCAACCTTACTAAGAATCTGCACTCGTTGAACAATGTTTATGGCAACATGCTAAATGCCATGAGAGGATAA
- the gldM gene encoding gliding motility protein GldM yields the protein MAGGKETPRQKMIGMMYLVLTALLALNVSSAILLKFQFIDASLMEVNEKTVADNKGAVKGIQAAVAEGASTAKDKQVVEQAQQVSAKTAEMVQYLRGLRKQLEDETGGKDPETGNYKKPEANEVVNVLMIGTGNGKGYELEKKLNEYATYIRQFNPTVPVKIAMGGKEDPRVANNKEQRKKDFARLNFEETPMVAALATLAQKESEVLKYEAETLSKLAQQVGAEILKFEKIFVAASAESKTVAAGTKYKAEMYLAASSDAITPQMSIDGRPIQVKAGRGQIEFTASAGNYDAEGNAKKSWKGTVRFRQPSGRDTTFQVTQEYIVAKPVMQIQSAAINSLYFNCGNELNIQVPALGANYEPSFSASGATVIKGAKKGFVTLIPNGRNVKLNVSSGGNLIGSQDFTVRLVPRPQVVALANGRPVDVVKGMAAPGPRTLTIQAVPDESFKNLLPKEARYRVTQYTVYLVRGNRPVGQVQGNSPNVNISSLAAQARAGDRIAIDVKEIRRMNFRDQQEVVPSDNSSINIQLN from the coding sequence ATGGCTGGAGGAAAAGAGACCCCACGGCAGAAGATGATCGGGATGATGTATCTCGTATTGACGGCGCTGCTGGCCTTGAACGTAAGTTCTGCAATACTCTTGAAGTTCCAATTCATTGATGCTTCCCTTATGGAAGTGAATGAAAAAACTGTTGCTGACAATAAAGGAGCCGTGAAAGGTATTCAAGCGGCAGTAGCAGAAGGAGCGAGTACGGCAAAAGATAAACAAGTTGTAGAGCAAGCGCAGCAGGTAAGTGCTAAAACCGCCGAAATGGTGCAGTACTTACGCGGCCTTAGAAAACAACTGGAAGATGAGACAGGCGGAAAAGACCCTGAGACAGGCAACTACAAAAAGCCAGAGGCCAATGAGGTTGTGAATGTACTCATGATTGGCACCGGTAATGGCAAAGGATATGAGCTGGAGAAAAAGCTGAATGAATATGCCACGTATATTCGTCAATTCAACCCAACCGTTCCTGTTAAAATAGCCATGGGTGGTAAAGAAGACCCACGGGTAGCCAACAACAAAGAGCAACGCAAGAAAGACTTCGCCCGCCTTAATTTTGAGGAAACCCCAATGGTAGCCGCTTTGGCAACCTTGGCCCAGAAAGAGTCTGAAGTTCTGAAATATGAAGCAGAAACTTTGTCTAAACTGGCCCAACAGGTAGGTGCTGAAATCCTGAAGTTCGAAAAAATATTTGTAGCCGCCAGTGCTGAGTCAAAGACCGTTGCTGCTGGTACCAAGTATAAGGCCGAAATGTATTTGGCTGCTTCTTCAGATGCCATTACTCCGCAGATGTCAATAGACGGGAGGCCAATTCAGGTGAAAGCCGGACGTGGACAGATTGAGTTCACGGCAAGTGCTGGAAACTATGACGCTGAAGGCAATGCCAAGAAATCCTGGAAAGGAACGGTGCGTTTCCGTCAGCCATCTGGCCGTGATACCACATTTCAGGTAACGCAAGAGTACATAGTGGCTAAGCCGGTCATGCAAATTCAGTCTGCCGCTATTAACTCATTGTACTTTAACTGTGGGAATGAATTGAACATTCAGGTGCCAGCATTGGGCGCCAACTATGAGCCTTCTTTCTCTGCTTCTGGGGCAACCGTTATCAAAGGCGCTAAAAAAGGATTCGTGACGTTGATTCCTAACGGAAGAAACGTGAAACTGAACGTAAGCAGCGGCGGAAACCTAATTGGTTCACAAGATTTCACCGTGAGACTGGTGCCTAGACCACAAGTGGTTGCTTTGGCAAATGGCCGACCAGTAGATGTAGTGAAAGGTATGGCGGCTCCTGGCCCACGTACGTTAACAATTCAGGCGGTGCCAGATGAAAGTTTCAAGAACTTATTACCTAAGGAAGCGCGTTACAGAGTAACACAGTACACCGTGTACTTAGTGCGCGGTAACAGACCAGTAGGTCAAGTGCAGGGCAATTCACCTAACGTCAACATCTCTTCTCTAGCGGCGCAAGCCAGAGCCGGAGACCGGATAGCCATTGATGTGAAAGAGATTCGCCGTATGAACTTCCGTGATCAGCAGGAGGTTGTTCCTTCTGATAATTCAAGTATCAACATTCAGCTTAATTAA
- a CDS encoding uroporphyrinogen-III synthase, with protein MADGKETLGADRHSKKISSILVTQPKPANDNSPYLGIAEKYGIKVDFRAFIEIEPVSYKDFRKDKVSILDHTAIIFTSRNAVDHFFRICAEGKMEVPAEMKYFCISDQTAYYLQKYIVLRKRKLFIGGKTASDLFDVLKKHKGEKFLYPCSNIRKEDIPEFMRANGFDFTEATMYRTVASDLSDLAEVKYDCIAFFSPSGIHSLFVNFPDFKQNNTRIAAFGPTTAQAVRDAGLELDIQAPMPNAPSMTGAIEVYIQQHTGKK; from the coding sequence ATGGCTGACGGTAAAGAAACGTTGGGTGCGGACAGACATTCAAAGAAAATCTCCAGTATTCTGGTAACGCAGCCTAAGCCGGCAAACGATAACTCGCCTTACTTAGGAATAGCTGAGAAATACGGGATAAAGGTAGATTTCAGGGCGTTCATTGAGATTGAGCCGGTGTCTTACAAAGACTTTAGAAAGGACAAAGTATCTATTCTGGACCATACGGCCATTATCTTTACCAGCCGGAACGCGGTTGACCATTTCTTCAGGATTTGCGCGGAAGGCAAGATGGAAGTGCCCGCTGAGATGAAATACTTCTGTATTTCTGACCAGACGGCCTATTATCTCCAGAAATACATTGTGCTTCGCAAGCGCAAGCTCTTCATTGGTGGCAAGACCGCCTCTGATTTGTTTGACGTGCTCAAGAAACACAAAGGCGAGAAGTTCCTGTACCCATGCTCCAATATCCGCAAAGAGGATATACCGGAATTTATGCGTGCCAACGGCTTTGACTTCACAGAAGCCACCATGTACCGCACCGTCGCCTCAGATTTGTCTGACCTCGCCGAGGTGAAGTATGACTGCATCGCGTTTTTCAGCCCATCTGGTATTCACTCCCTGTTTGTGAATTTCCCAGATTTCAAGCAGAACAATACCCGTATTGCCGCCTTTGGTCCTACCACGGCCCAGGCGGTGCGTGATGCAGGCCTGGAGTTGGATATTCAGGCGCCTATGCCCAATGCGCCGTCCATGACAGGTGCCATTGAGGTGTATATTCAACAACATACTGGTAAAAAGTAA
- a CDS encoding type IX secretion system membrane protein PorP/SprF, which yields MRKHVLFLLFFLMTAGFAKAQQLPQFSHYGFNGQFISPGYSGISGQTEVNVLYRYQWLGYGGSFDAGGSPKTALFTLSAPISALRSGVGLVVMKDEIGAVDIFNAQLSYAFHLKLAGGTLGIGAQAGITNMSKGGYRPNDLGDTKVPFNSSDRKYDVGAGLWYQHTNWYVGAGLTNLLGSVYEFENAQGDQNMSTVTGEKHLMVTGGYTLELSSSIAVTPTAILKQDLSAGLSSVEAGGRVTFNSKFWAGAGYRFGEAATGLLGVYLLKNNALSFGYAFDFTVVDAAAKSPTSHEVMLGYRLPKSQNTAKPPIKTPRYNF from the coding sequence ATGCGCAAACATGTACTCTTCCTTCTTTTCTTTTTGATGACCGCTGGCTTTGCTAAGGCACAACAACTGCCTCAGTTCAGCCACTACGGTTTTAACGGCCAGTTCATCAGCCCTGGCTATTCCGGAATTTCTGGCCAAACAGAGGTCAATGTGCTGTACCGGTACCAGTGGCTGGGCTATGGCGGTTCCTTTGATGCGGGCGGCTCTCCTAAAACGGCACTTTTTACCTTGTCTGCACCCATTTCTGCGTTGAGAAGCGGAGTGGGGCTGGTAGTAATGAAAGACGAGATTGGCGCGGTAGATATTTTCAATGCGCAGCTGTCCTATGCTTTTCATCTTAAGCTAGCAGGGGGAACGCTGGGGATAGGGGCGCAAGCAGGCATCACCAACATGAGCAAAGGTGGTTATCGGCCCAATGATCTAGGTGATACAAAAGTTCCCTTTAACAGCTCAGACAGAAAGTATGATGTGGGGGCAGGTTTGTGGTACCAGCATACCAACTGGTATGTGGGAGCGGGCCTGACCAACCTGTTAGGATCTGTCTATGAATTTGAGAACGCCCAGGGTGACCAAAATATGAGTACTGTCACTGGAGAGAAGCATTTAATGGTCACAGGTGGCTATACCCTGGAACTTTCTTCTTCTATTGCCGTAACACCAACGGCCATTTTAAAGCAGGATTTAAGCGCAGGGCTTTCTTCTGTTGAAGCCGGTGGCCGGGTAACGTTTAACAGTAAGTTCTGGGCTGGGGCGGGTTACCGCTTCGGGGAGGCGGCTACAGGTTTGCTCGGAGTCTACCTATTGAAAAACAATGCTTTGAGCTTTGGGTATGCGTTTGATTTCACGGTAGTAGACGCAGCAGCTAAAAGCCCTACTTCGCATGAGGTTATGCTAGGTTATAGACTGCCTAAATCTCAGAATACTGCAAAACCCCCTATCAAGACTCCGCGGTATAATTTCTAA
- a CDS encoding SUMF1/EgtB/PvdO family nonheme iron enzyme: MNKFLQFSAIALSVVLMAGCGMGRTSEGDLIGAGDRPEFNPQEVPFGMVACPGGTFHMGQTDQDIAASMSNLNKQVTIGGFYMDETEITNNEYRQFMDAIRQDSLDVLGEEFVMTQLYPDTTVWVKDFTYHMGDPLMEYYYTHPAFDDYPVVGVDWNAAKYFNNWRTKHKNNYNTENGQAPMPNFRLPSEAEWEYAARGGRDLATYPWGGPYLRNAKGCMLANFKPGRGDYYSDGFTYTAPVGQYYPNDFGLYDMSGNVAEWCEDAYSEATVPIVWDLNPTYYNDAEPRKIVRGGSWKDIAYFLETGVRNFEFQDSARSYIGFRSAMIYIGRSEDREF, encoded by the coding sequence ATGAATAAGTTTTTACAGTTTTCTGCCATTGCGTTGAGCGTCGTTTTGATGGCGGGTTGTGGGATGGGAAGAACCTCTGAGGGGGATCTGATAGGTGCAGGAGACCGGCCTGAGTTTAACCCCCAGGAAGTGCCTTTTGGTATGGTTGCCTGCCCGGGCGGAACGTTCCACATGGGGCAGACAGATCAGGATATTGCTGCCAGCATGTCTAACCTGAACAAACAGGTAACCATTGGCGGTTTTTACATGGATGAGACTGAAATCACCAACAATGAGTACCGTCAGTTCATGGATGCCATCCGTCAGGACTCATTAGATGTATTGGGCGAAGAATTTGTGATGACCCAGTTGTATCCAGACACTACCGTATGGGTGAAAGACTTTACCTACCACATGGGTGACCCATTGATGGAGTACTACTATACGCATCCCGCCTTTGATGACTACCCGGTAGTAGGCGTGGACTGGAACGCGGCCAAGTATTTCAACAACTGGCGCACCAAGCACAAGAACAACTACAACACTGAGAATGGACAGGCGCCTATGCCAAACTTCAGATTGCCGTCTGAGGCAGAGTGGGAGTATGCTGCTCGCGGTGGTCGTGATTTGGCTACGTACCCATGGGGTGGTCCTTACCTGCGTAACGCCAAAGGCTGTATGCTAGCCAACTTCAAACCAGGTCGTGGTGACTATTACAGTGACGGTTTCACGTATACTGCGCCAGTAGGCCAGTATTATCCAAATGACTTTGGTCTTTATGACATGTCTGGCAACGTGGCTGAGTGGTGTGAAGACGCTTATTCTGAAGCTACTGTTCCTATTGTATGGGATTTGAACCCTACTTATTATAATGACGCAGAGCCCCGTAAGATTGTACGCGGTGGTTCTTGGAAAGACATTGCCTACTTCCTGGAGACAGGCGTGCGTAACTTTGAATTCCAGGATTCTGCCCGTTCTTACATAGGTTTCCGGAGTGCCATGATTTACATTGGCCGTTCTGAGGACCGCGAATTCTAA